In Apodemus sylvaticus chromosome 7, mApoSyl1.1, whole genome shotgun sequence, the sequence CAAATATATTgtcatatttattctattttattatcctAATAAACTTTTATACCAGATCTAAATGCATAAACTGTATcagcaaacatgcacatacagtCTGGTACTGTCTATGATTTTACGTATCCAATATGGGATCTTAGAACTCTCCTTTGTAAGGAGGAGTTACTGTATATAATCTAGAGCAGtgatttctgtaaaaaaaaaaaacaaaaaacaaaaaaccaacatgCTTGCACTGGTCTTCTCCAAAAAAGGAGTCACTAGCCTCAGGGATTTGACTGAGGATAAAACCTTCAATTGTATTTGCTTTTACCTAATTTAAATAATTACCCAAGCAACAATGTCTCCTgggtccttcccctccccctcccccacccccaccagattTCATGCCACTCAGGCTGATTTCAAACTtagtatggagcagagaatgactttgaactcttcATTTACTCTAAGTGCTAGGACTTTAGGAACAGACCAAGAGAtctggcatttttttctttctttcatttttttttttaatagatttagacactgtagctgtcttcagacacactccagaagagtgttatcagatcctattacagatggttgtgagccaccatgtagttggtgggaattgaactcaggacctctggaagagcagtcaatgctcttaaccactgaaccatctctccaggccctgagaTCTGACATTTCTATACTTCTAGTGAAGGGGGTCTTTGTCCACTAAAGAATAGCCCATTCATTTGTTCTTTTCCTGGAGCCAGAGACTGCAACTCAGGACACTGCTCTACCACTAACTAATACAACAGTAACTGCTCTAAGACAACAGTTTACTCTCACACACaaggtatttataaaacattataacaaaagaaaatgtaacaaatacttaggaaagatttttttttttattaaatctacACAAGTTCTGGACATTATACTTACCTGCCTCATTTTAGCATGGATATAGAAGCAAGAGTAACCCAGCTGAGAAATCTTCTTGGCCAGTAACTCAACTCTCTGAGAAGAGTTGCAGAAAATGATCGACTGGTTTATCTGAAGCTAAGcacaaaagagaaatagaaaaagacaaaaacatttgttttgccaatcatgaaaatatttaacCAAAACTTTCAGATGAAATTGTGCACTCATATGCATACAATCCTACGCATATACAgactcattaaaataaaaaacaaataagtaaaaagaatCATGTTTCTAGGGAAAAATGACAAGTTAAATACTTGTGAGCCTCTGGTGACATTTCACAAATAGGCAAACATGTaaatttatgtgttttctttaagCATGTCTTATTTAATATGTCTGTAGTCCTAAACCAATATAACCCATATCTGCAAAAAGCTTATCCAATACACATTTTCATTGTATAGTACACATCAGTCTTCTTGTGCTCAAGCATGTCAGCAACAATGTAGAGGCCATTTTAGAACGAAATGAACAGCaccaaaacttaaaaaacaatggTTCAAAGACTGCAAGAGGAATGCGTATTTATAGCTAAAACAAGAAAGCAGAAGAATGTCCTCTTCTTGGACTTTAGCTgagatcaattttttttttggcgACAATGTACATGTCTACAAAATGTCCAAAACACCTTCAGTACTAATTTGGGGATCATcaataaattttagaaattagTATTCACAAAGCAGGATGAACTGTAATTATGGTAGATTTAACAATATAAGTAAAGCACCTGTGTCAATCAATTTCAACTTTAAGCCAATCAAAGCTACCTTTTACAAAACAGTAAGATTTTTTACAGTgaaaataaaggggaaaataaTCTAGTTGTCCAACTTGCTAGGAATTAGTAAAAGACAGGACTCAGCACAAAAAGCCCACTACTTACCCTGGAAAAAAGTGTATTGAGGCAGTGCACTTTTTGGCGCTCCGTAACATATGCGTAGTACTGGGTTACTCCTTTCAGAGTTAGTTCCTCCATCAGGTTTATCTCATAGGGTTTTTGCAGATGGGAATTctggagtgggagggaggagaggcttaAGTAAAGACTGGGCTTCTCCTTTAAATTTAAAGACTTTCAGGCATATGCTAAGGCAAGAGCTTTACCCTGAGCTCCTATTACTTGCCCTAACTTTATACCTTTTGGTCTCTTGCTCTAAGGAATGCATCTCTTTTCAAAAACAAGTATTCATAAAGTAAATAAGTTATTCTAAAATGGTAGACCTCAGATTCAAACATAGCTCACAGAGATGGGCTATAACCAACTTACAATGGGATATGTCACCTTGGCACAAAAGagtcaaaaccaaaacaaaacaaaacaaaatcacaactcctctcattttgaaacagggtctcatggcCAGCCAGTATTACACATAGAAACTGTCtcccaaaaatcaaaaccaagaaaaaaaaagaaaaaccaaccaaccaatggacaggtAGACAGATGGCATGGAACTCATGGaaatcaggctagcctcagaacaaatggttaatttaaaaaaaaagtgcacatacatttttttaaaaaggaattatttatatgattacaccatagctgtcttcagacaccaaaagagggcagcGGATGCCACCAggagcttgctgggaattgaactcagggcctctggaagagcagccagtgctcttaatcactgcatctctccagccccacatacaaacttttaatcctagtacttgggaggcagaatcaggagacctctgtgagtttgaagttaACAtactagccagggctacatagtgagacactgcctcaaaaacaaaacaacaacaaaaaaatcataaatccatgcacaaatattttctgatatttaaaaaaaacatatccaaAAACCTGAAGTAACATAAAGCATATATATTCTGATATACaatgtaattacaggtaaaagCATGCTCATGGTACCATGATGACACGGATTCCAAGTACAGATTTAATACTCACCATAAACTTTTGTACACTAAGAGGGAAAGTAGCGGAATATAGTAAAATTTGCCTATTTTTAGGTAGTGTGAGAATAATGTCCTCCATTATCTGCACAAAATCCTGTGACAACAACTTATCTGCCTGTAATACaaagaaaaggaattttaaaaaagagtaagaCATTAAAAGTTTCGGATAGCAATATAAACAAAGGTCAGAGCACAATCCACACAGGCTGCTCCTGCCTATGAACATAAGACTCTAATACATGTGATGTCCCAGGTTACCAAGACAAACCCTAAGCAGTGCAGAAGAGGAAGGAGCCTAGcatggtagcacaggcctgtaaGCTCAGCACCCGAGTGGAAGAACTGGGAGAGAAGTGATAagaatttaaggtcagcctgggctacatcatgaATCTGTCTTGAAGCAGAGGCTATCACCCCTACAGAGAAAAATATGTAGACTGCCAACATCCTTCTTCTTTGACAGAATTTAAATGTGATTCCCATTAAAGAGATAATAGAGTATATTGGTCAAAAACATATTTTGGGCTGGATATGGTTGGCATAAACCTTACTCTCAGATAGTAGAAGAAACAGGACGGTAAATTCAAGGccattggactggagagatggctcagcggttaagagcactgactgctcttctgaaggtcctgagttcaaatcccagcaaccacatggtggctcacaaccgtctgtaacaagatctgatgccctcttctggagtgtctgaagacagctacagagtacttatatataataagtaagtacatctttaaaaaaaaaaaaaattcaaggccaTTTGGGCTAAAGTGTTTTACTCATTCGCTGCACTAGGTGACCTTCAGGCATGTTTCAATGTCCTCAACTAGGAACACAGCTATCCACATGCCCATAACAACATTCTAAGACACCTATATTTTATCAGACTAAAAATCATGTTATGTATTCAATGTGACATAATATTTAGTGTTATTCCTCATTATTCAAAGGCCAGAAACTAGAAATCTACAACCAAACAGAACAGGAAAGTAGCTGTACACCAAAACACTAAAACTGTCAGGCTAAGCATAAAGCACTGCTACAGTCCAGACAGAGACaagtagtttgtttgtttgtttattattattactactactactattggttttttttgttttgttctgtttttttgttttgtttttcgagacagggtttctctatatagtcctggctgtcctggaactcactctgtagaccagtctggcctcgaactcagagatctgcctgcctctgcctcccatagtgctgggattacaggtgtgctccactgcctggcttgtttgtttatttttaagacagagtttcactgtgtggTTCTGATTAGCCTGaaatttactgtgtagccctcAAACTCAATACAGACATCTGGCTCTACCTCTCAGGTAAAACATTTGGCTTCAGTTGGGTAATTTCTTAAAAGGAATTCATATTAGGTTATAACCTAAAGACATAACAAATTTCAtagacacaaaagaataaaacaatataaataagcagatgcaaaaaaaaaaggggggggtaaGAGCTATCCcttacattcttttaaaatgtaacattGAAAAGAAAAGACTTAAAATGAACTTGGCTTAGTTATTTGGTATTATATACATCCAGGACAGGGTTTGCTTTATTCACTGAAAGTTGTAAGCAAAGCTCAGAAGAGTACTGAAAATCCCTTTTAAATGAAGAAACCTTACCTCATCCAACACTATCATCTGGACATGATCAACCTTTGCTACTCCTTTCTTGATAAGATCCAGGATTCTGCCAGGGGTAGCAATCACCACATGCACTACAAAgatttgcaggaaaaaaaaattcagaaaatatatacattcttGTTAATTTTAtctaggatgaaaaaaaaaacccttgtaattttataatatgtatttaACATCATAAATACTGTTTATAGAGATACGAACTAATCCCAAAAGGTACAAAGCTGTATTTTGGGCTGTGTATATATTTCCATCTCTTCTCACAGATAGACAACACTTGTTTCATCTCTTCAATGAGTGGGCGGGCTAGTTTCCCAAATCACTATTTCCAACTAAGGGCACACAACTTTTATCTTATGACAATCTGCAAGAAATAACAACCAGAATCAGGATTTCTCAAACAAAAGACGTGTCTTCAATCTGGGCAATGCTGCTCAGACTGTTTTAAGGGGGAGAAAAAAGACTgattactaaaaacaaaactgtatgaGTTAAAAAATATAGTCAAGTAACCAAATACTAATCCATGCTAACACTCTGGGTAAAGTCTGGCTCTTGCTATTTTGTTACTGTTCTTTACTCAGCATTATGCCAGGAACAGCAGCCCTTGATGAATCTTTACTGACTGTGAAATTCCATTCAGATTCACTGCATCTAGCCAATCTCCTGAAATATCTAAATTTATCTTCCTTTTCTTACAAACCACACCAGAGTAAACaactttgtgtatatatacaattttatagTTATCAAAGTATTTGAAAATGTAAGTTTACAACCTGAAATATACTGTCATGTATTTTGTATACTCATGTTAAAAAACAGCCTACTTTCCACAAATGTCATTACTCATAACTAATACATTTTAGCCTTGAAATTAGAACAGTTAATATAAATATGGGTTTGAACTACTTTGAACTACATTAAACAATACTAAGAAAtaattaatcccagcattccagaggcagaggcaggcagatctctgtgaattccaggcttgagaacagcctggtctacatagagagaccctgtcaagaaaacaaaaactaaaaatactaATAAGGCTGAATAaccctttattttttctcttgaaagaaagaaatagttgaTTTTACTCTTCATTTTTTACCACAGTGTTTCTGTTCATTGATTGCTTGTTTTGTTAGAACAGGGCTATCACCGGCTACTGGCTGGCCTTGACTCCTTACGTAGGTGAAAACAACCTTCAACTTCTGAACCTCCTGCTTTCACTTCcgcagtgctggaattacaggggaGTGTCACTGACTGCAATGCTTGGTGAGGGAATAATCGAGGCTTTGTTTTGTATGTGCTATGCATGCAATTTGCCTCCTAATCCACCCTCAGTCCTtagttaattattaaaaattacatattttagtGCCagacagtggtagcacatgctttttatcccagcagtagggagacagagagatctctgaatctttttttttttttttaaacagagctgaggaccgaacctaGGGCCTTGCTAGGGCCTTGcggagctaaatccccaaccccagagatctctgaatttgaagccagcctggttcacaAAGCAAGTAAaaagagagccagggctacacagagaaacactgtttcaaaaaacaaaacaaaccaaaaaacccaaccaagtTTTGTTATGTTGTAAAAGGAAATCCTTAGAGactgagatggcttagtggttaagagctcatATTGCTCCTTTAGAGAATTCAAGACCTCTAGCATCCGGGAATCCAATGCAGCCCCcataggcacctgcacacacgtgtgcataacACACCCCACCTCCACATAATTACAAGTAAGTCTGAAAAATGAGACATTTGCAGCTACAATGACCCTCTGCTGCCTTTATCGTCTCCTACCTGTGTCATCAAGCCTCATTATGTCATCCCGTAGATTGGTTCCTCCAGTGGTAGCCATCACTTTGGCCCCTCCCATGTGTTTGCTGACCTGGATGCAAATTTGACTGACCTGTAGAGCAAGTTCTCTAGTGGGAACAATCACCATTGCTAGAAAATATCAAAGAacaaaggagggggaggggagaacatgCCATCTTTTAGAAATTTAAGAAGCTGTAAAAATAGTTTTACTGAGGCAGTATGTCTAAACACACAGGCATAACACAGACATTAATATAACACAGTCTTAAAAACTACATTTGTTTGACAGAAGAGAGTCACTAATCTAAGTAGTAAGTGCATACTGCTCAGGTTCTACTCACATCAGTAAGAGGAGAGAGAATTATAAATTGAAAGTTGGAAAATTTAAGAAAAGCTTTAGTGGTGAAATCTTAATTCTATGAAGTGACTCCAGATACAGCTACAGACATTTGCTTCTTTTCTACTGTCTGAGCTCTGAAAATTTGATAAATTCAAGCCTTTATAAACAGAAGCATTTTACTGTTTCTACAATGAGCTCTGCTTACATAGCTCCCACAAGGGAACTCATTTACATAGGCCATAAGCAATGACTCAATAACCTCTCACCAGTTTGGTTTTCCTTACTTTGCTTATCTTACATGAACATTTTTTCAACTGTTTATCCatcataaaaaaaagaagtattctGGGGCGGAagagatggatcagcggttaagagcactgagtgctcttacaaaggacctgaattcaaatcccagcaaccacatggtgactcacaaccatcagtaatgggatcagatgccctcttctagagtgtctggagacagctaacGTGtgccttacatataataagtaaataaatcttaaaagaaaaaaagtactcTGAAGATGGGAAATTCCCCTTAAAAGTTGGGAATAATTTTTAGATACTTAAGCCAAATATAGTAAGAAGAGACTAGACTATATGAATTCTGACCAAGACTAAAACCTTCAAAGCTCCAAGTACAGACAgcgcccccctccccctcccttatTCAGCTAACCTTGAATATTGTCCTTCTTCAGGTCCAGCCGTTCAAGTAAGGGGATGAGGTAGGCACCGCTTTTGCCTGTTCCATTTTTTGCTCTAGCTAAGATATCCCTACCAGATAAAGCAATGGGAATGCTCTCCTCCTAAAAGACAAGGTAATGCAAAAATTACttgtgaataaaaaaattaccagATTCTTCTCTAAGTTACACTGAAGAACACCCCTTGTATTTGTATCTTGCACAAATGGCGAAGACCCAAGTGGATCAGCAGGACCACTGAGCATTAACACCATTTTGAACCAAAAGTTTGCTAAAACTGTTAACAGAAAAATGTGAGCAGAATCCCAGCATAACATAAAGGGTAGTGAGCTGAGTATGGGCGTGTGATACACTTCTTTAATTAGGTAGATTAGCCTTTCACCAGCCTTGTCTTGGCAGCCAGGGTTACTAGagaaaagaccctgtctctaacaAACAAAAgtgtgaggggaaaaaaaaaaatctcaaaaggtTGTAAATAGTCCTCAAACAAAAGACATTttttgttagaaataaaaaatgactaCACAGTAGCTCAAGCCTGCAATCCTAGTAGGCACGGGCAGAGATGAGTTCAACACCAGCTTGACAAATATAAGAGCTTGTCTAAAACACAGGAAAAAAGGTGGCGCTAACTCCAAGGAAAGGCTATATAGCACatgctattttctttattattattattaattttatatctcaCTGCCCCCCCCTTCTGAGTGGGGAGTCCCCCTGGGTATCCTCcgaccctggcacatcaaatctctgtgaggctaagcgcatcctctcccacagaggccagacaaggcagcccagctacaAGAACATTTCCCACATACAGGCCATAGCTTTGGGGGCAGCCCtcgctgcacatctactacaagTGTCCAGCAGGCCTAGATCCAGTTATGTGTGctctttgttggtggttcagactctgagagccctaagggtccaggttacttgacaGCACATGTTGTTTTCAGACTGGTAAAGCCAATCATGCCACAAGAAAAGTGTGTACACTGGGTTGGAGGTATAAGTCACTAACTAGGTGTATGTAAGGCCTTTGGTTCAATGCCcagtacaaaaacaaaacaaaagccccaaaaTCCCAGAGGGGGAGGAACAAATCTTGCTCTTACACAAATAGAAATGCTGAAAACATTTATCTCTGGGACCTAGTTGgtacttattcttttttttttttttaaagatttatttatttattatatgtcagtacacggtgtctgtcttcagacacaccagaagagggtgtcagatctcaatacagattgtgagccatcaagtggttgctgggatttgaactcaggaccttcaaaagagctcttaaccactaagccatctctccagcctggtacttattttttattatatcaaCTTCCAAAGTCTTTATCAACACAACTTCTCTGTCCTGAATCATGTTCCAATGAAGACAGAATCTGTCACATCACTAAAagtaacatttaattttaatttttaagcatACTTTATTATGTGTGTTTTCAATAACCACAACAAAAATACTTATTATCCGGGACACGATAAAGAGAATTACTGAAAATGAAGTACACATATggaaattaaaagggaaatagGCACAAATAAGACAGAACATACATTGTTCAGCTATATATCCTACAAACAACCTGCTCACAAACCAGTCCCTCAATAATGAACTCTTAGTTTTTATAAGACAAAATGTTTGGAAAGGGTTCATGTAAAAACAAGCTTAAAAAAggtatttctgtgtatatatatttctgtgtgtgtgtgtgtgtgtgtgtgtgtgtgtgtgtgtgtctatctctctcactctcagtacaggaggagccagaagagggtgccaagAGTTCCTGCAAGCAGGTTAAAGGCAGGCAGTTAAGTGCCACtgagtgtgggtgctgggaacccagctcAGGCCCACTGCAAGCAGCACGTACTGTTAGCCATAAACTATCTCTCTTCTGCCCCATAAAAAAATCAAGGTTTTTAGAATTCTGAAAAGAAATTAAACCTTTTATAATTTTCTACTTTGAAGTAAACATCAAGTAATAAAATCAATGTTTCCCCACTCTCAAATTTGACATTACAGGCCAGCTAACCTTGCAAAACACTTTCTTATCCTAAAACTTCATATAAGGGCTCAACATCAGTGATGCGTCAGAGACAAATAACTTTGGTCATGAAACTCCTGGAAAGACAAGCTTAATAGCAGTAGAGGAGCCACTGCTCCTAGCTTTCCCCATTACTAAACATATTTAGGCATAGATCCAACCCTTCAAGTCGGGGAGAAATTTACCCCTGCCCGCAAAAGCTTCTTTGTCCCTTAttcatctcaaaaactaaaatccTGAGAAGCACTTGGTGCTCTCTGTTTGCTTCTCATATGGCTTCTGTCGGTCTGAGCACTCAAACTCTTAGGAAACCCTCCTGCTTCAGTCCCGAGTCCTCAGTTTACCAGCAGGAGCTGCCAAGCTCAGTGAAATATTTCAATGACAATGTTTTGgggaattttttggtttgtttaaagattttttcttttaatgtaagtacactgccacttttcagacacaccagaagagggcatcagatcccaatacagatggttgtgaaccaccatatatacggttgctgggaattcaactcaagaccgctggaagagcagtcagtgttcttacctgctgagccatcatctctccagaccctcaaAGATAATGTTTTAGAAAACTCTGCATATCGTTTCAGAGTATTTAGCCTTCCCATTCCCCTGATCCCTAACCAATTCCTAAAGTAAGATATAGTATATAAAGAACTTATTTTAAACTGAAAAGGCTGAGAAAACTGGTTAAATGGCTAAATAAAAACTTGCTGCACAAGCCTGctgacccatccctgcatcccatgaaggaagagaaagctgTGCTTGGATTTACAcaggggtgggtaggtggatacACAACCACCCATACCTTCTGCCCTCACTTTTAAAAAAGTTCAGGAAAGACCAAGAATTTTGAGCCTGTTCACTGTTTCTAGAGCTCCAAATTCAACATATCATCTTTGCATAAAAGATCAGCTAAAACAATTTGCTAATTATACcaaatacatattacatatatatgtatatatgtatgtatgtatgtatgtatgcatgcatgcatgtatgtatatgtgtatgtatgtgtgtgtgtgtgtgtgtatatatatatatatatatatcaattgaAAATAATTGACTTTTggtaggaaggagggacagagcaAAGGATTACTTGTATCCAAAGTTGGCCTCTTAACTCACATAAGTTGACCCTAAAATTCTGATCCTCCTTGTCTCcatttcccaaatgctgggactgcTCAGTTATCAAACCTAGGGCTTCAAGTATGCTAAGCAGGCATCCTTCTGAGCCACACTCCAGCCCCttccacacaaacacaacacacacttttttttttaaaagctcaagGACAATTCTGtaggtttaaaagaaaaacccctAGAGTAGGCCAGCTATGGACCTCAGTTAACTgctaggaggagggaagaaggcaggCCTTGGAATTTATAAGGCAGATACACGGAGGACATGCAGCCACAGGATGAATAAGGAGGCTTAGGAGAAAGCATAACCAAGCCTAAAACATTGGGGAAGCccaaaattttaaggaaaacatATATGGgaaagatatagaaaaaaaaataaatggaaaatgatgCCATCTTCTGAGTAATTCGGAAAAGTGAGAATATTTCTTAAATGTTAAGTTTTTCTTCAAAatactcacaaaataaaaatgaagagaccctcttccttctgaaatacagcactttttaaaaaattaatcattacTAAAGTAAAAGTTAAATGCCTTAAATTATTATAGATCACTAGTATAATATTTGTGAAAACACAATTACTGAATTGTTCGTTGGTTTAAAATATTGGGgccggagaggtggctcagcagttaagagcactgactgctcttccgagggtcctgcgttcaaatcccagtgaccacatggtggctcacaaccatccttaatgggatctagtgccctcttctggtgtgtctgaaggtagctacagtgtactcatatataataataaataaatctttgggtg encodes:
- the Ddx6 gene encoding probable ATP-dependent RNA helicase DDX6 — its product is MSTARTENPVIMGLSSQNGQLRGPVKASAGPGGGGTQPQPQMNQLKNTSTINNGTQQQAQSMAATIKPGDDWKKTLKLPPKDLRIKTSDVTSTKGNEFEDYCLKRELLMGIFEMGWEKPSPIQEESIPIALSGRDILARAKNGTGKSGAYLIPLLERLDLKKDNIQAMVIVPTRELALQVSQICIQVSKHMGGAKVMATTGGTNLRDDIMRLDDTVHVVIATPGRILDLIKKGVAKVDHVQMIVLDEADKLLSQDFVQIMEDIILTLPKNRQILLYSATFPLSVQKFMNSHLQKPYEINLMEELTLKGVTQYYAYVTERQKVHCLNTLFSRLQINQSIIFCNSSQRVELLAKKISQLGYSCFYIHAKMRQEHRNRVFHDFRNGLCRNLVCTDLFTRGIDIQAVNVVINFDFPKLAETYLHRIGRSGRFGHLGLAINLITYDDRFNLKSIEEQLGTEIKPIPSNIDKSLYVAEYHSEPAEDEKP